One genomic region from Ralstonia pickettii DTP0602 encodes:
- a CDS encoding LuxR family transcriptional regulator (K03556: malT; LuxR family transcriptional regulator, maltose regulon positive regulatory protein): MLLRPRRRPCAQDNNTPMASIEETGRRTPSPTGAGAASLAAKLRPPLLTPFQVERAGICDAVCAAGFVKLVLVRAPAGFGKTTAMLQCRARLEAAGGRTAWLTLDRSDNDATRFLGSVEAAIAQALGGSVAGRSARPALAQDAGEQALALIDRLASYSGAFTLFLDDFEAIQNAAVTGLVWQLVESLPPGCRVVIGTRWVPESGLGRLRARGELLEIEPAQLRFSASETESFLRQARGLKLEPAAISALHRRTEGWATALWLASVALERRSQPEGFIAGFSGSNAAIADYLVEDVFLHLPEAVRDFLLRTSILDQLCGPLCDAVCQPSGGAGSSDDILAWLERANLFLLPLESERYGERGTGAAPEQWYRYHSLFSGFLRGQLAQAMPDVVPQLHLAASRWYESQGRPVPAIEHALAAGALWHALQLLDGAADELLAQGRMRLLTRWLEAVPADELARWPKLQIAHVWAVSFTRGPADAIALLQAIPTEGAAGDLLAHIRALRHMLLNMMDRFDDARAFARNELPPLPMGYAFPDAILATSMARLAAVSGDYPEARRLLQVARQAVRGSDSNFNKIFSESVEGLIDLRQGRLQQALARFRIAARTMLPNRFGPTNGNAMAGILLAEGLYESGDTERAGRLLNVYLPLSRDLGLPDQIITGHAVLARIAFERGETDQAHEWLAQLEALGHHRGLTRLVMAAMLERARLALRQGNVHAAQEAIERAADPALWRTRPGVSSFAQDVEDIAVGRLRLDVHARPGAQVREAIERELAAATVNQLMRRALKLRILLAQACQRIGDGAHALVVMGEALRFGAAEGFVRIFADEGEDVCRLVADACARQSASLSAAYVAKLLQACGQRSADAQTGKPGRPAPAALVEPLTPKELKVLQLLAEGFSNVAMAERLFVSETTVRTHLRNISAKLHASNRTQAVAIARQLGLL; this comes from the coding sequence GTGTTGCTCCGCCCGCGGCGGCGGCCATGCGCGCAAGACAACAACACGCCAATGGCAAGTATCGAGGAGACAGGGCGGCGCACGCCGTCCCCCACCGGCGCCGGCGCCGCATCGCTGGCGGCCAAGCTGCGTCCGCCGCTGCTGACCCCGTTCCAGGTCGAGCGCGCGGGGATCTGTGACGCCGTGTGCGCCGCGGGCTTCGTCAAGCTGGTGCTGGTGCGCGCGCCGGCGGGCTTCGGCAAGACCACCGCCATGCTCCAGTGCCGCGCGCGGCTGGAGGCCGCGGGCGGGCGTACCGCCTGGCTTACGCTGGACCGTTCGGACAACGACGCCACGCGCTTTCTCGGCTCGGTCGAAGCCGCCATTGCGCAGGCGCTGGGCGGCAGCGTGGCGGGCCGGTCCGCGCGCCCCGCGCTGGCGCAGGATGCCGGCGAACAGGCGCTGGCGCTGATCGACCGCCTGGCCAGCTACAGCGGCGCCTTCACGCTGTTCCTTGACGATTTCGAAGCGATCCAGAATGCCGCCGTGACCGGCCTGGTCTGGCAGCTGGTGGAAAGCCTGCCGCCGGGCTGCCGCGTGGTGATCGGCACGCGCTGGGTTCCTGAATCCGGGCTGGGCCGGCTGCGCGCGCGCGGCGAGCTGCTTGAGATCGAGCCCGCGCAACTGCGTTTCAGCGCCAGCGAAACTGAATCCTTCCTGCGCCAGGCGCGCGGGCTCAAGCTGGAACCCGCCGCGATCAGCGCGCTGCATCGCCGCACCGAAGGCTGGGCCACGGCCTTGTGGCTGGCGTCGGTGGCGCTGGAGCGGCGCAGCCAGCCGGAGGGTTTTATCGCCGGCTTTTCCGGCTCGAACGCGGCCATTGCCGATTACCTGGTCGAAGACGTCTTCCTGCACCTGCCCGAGGCGGTGCGCGACTTCCTGCTGCGCACCTCGATCCTGGACCAGCTGTGCGGGCCGCTGTGCGATGCCGTGTGCCAGCCCTCGGGCGGCGCCGGCAGCAGCGACGACATCCTTGCGTGGCTGGAGCGCGCCAACCTGTTCCTGCTGCCGCTGGAGAGCGAGCGCTATGGCGAACGCGGCACCGGCGCGGCGCCGGAGCAGTGGTACCGCTATCACAGCCTGTTTTCCGGTTTCCTGCGCGGCCAGCTCGCGCAGGCCATGCCCGACGTGGTACCGCAACTGCATCTTGCCGCGTCGCGCTGGTACGAGTCGCAGGGCCGCCCGGTGCCCGCCATCGAGCATGCGCTCGCGGCCGGCGCGCTGTGGCACGCACTGCAGCTGCTCGACGGCGCCGCCGACGAGCTGTTGGCGCAGGGCCGCATGCGGCTGCTGACGCGCTGGCTGGAAGCGGTGCCGGCGGACGAACTGGCGCGCTGGCCCAAGCTTCAGATTGCCCATGTGTGGGCGGTCTCCTTCACGCGCGGACCGGCCGATGCCATCGCGCTGCTGCAGGCGATCCCGACCGAGGGCGCGGCCGGCGACCTGCTCGCGCATATCCGCGCGCTGCGGCACATGCTGCTGAATATGATGGACCGCTTCGACGACGCGCGCGCCTTTGCCCGCAACGAGCTGCCGCCATTGCCGATGGGCTACGCCTTCCCCGATGCGATCCTGGCCACCTCGATGGCGCGCCTGGCCGCGGTCAGCGGCGACTATCCCGAGGCGCGGCGGCTGCTGCAGGTCGCGCGCCAGGCGGTGCGCGGCTCGGACAGCAACTTCAACAAGATTTTCTCGGAGTCGGTCGAAGGGCTGATCGACCTGCGCCAGGGCCGGTTGCAGCAGGCGCTGGCGCGCTTTCGCATCGCCGCGCGCACGATGCTGCCGAACCGCTTCGGCCCGACCAATGGCAACGCCATGGCCGGCATCCTGCTGGCCGAAGGCCTGTACGAGAGCGGCGACACCGAGCGCGCCGGCCGCTTGCTCAACGTCTACCTGCCGCTGTCGCGCGACCTTGGCCTGCCGGACCAGATCATCACCGGCCACGCGGTGCTGGCCCGCATCGCCTTCGAACGCGGCGAAACCGACCAGGCCCATGAGTGGCTGGCACAACTGGAGGCACTGGGGCACCACCGCGGCCTGACCCGGCTGGTGATGGCGGCGATGCTGGAGCGCGCGCGGCTGGCGCTGCGCCAGGGCAATGTCCACGCCGCGCAGGAAGCAATCGAACGCGCCGCGGATCCGGCGCTGTGGCGCACCCGCCCGGGGGTCAGCTCCTTTGCCCAGGATGTCGAGGACATCGCCGTCGGGCGGCTGCGGCTGGACGTGCATGCGCGGCCCGGCGCGCAGGTGCGCGAGGCGATCGAGCGCGAACTGGCTGCTGCCACAGTCAATCAGCTGATGCGCCGCGCGCTCAAGCTGCGCATCCTGCTGGCGCAGGCGTGCCAGCGCATCGGCGACGGCGCGCATGCGCTGGTGGTGATGGGCGAGGCGCTGCGCTTCGGTGCCGCCGAGGGCTTTGTCCGGATCTTTGCCGACGAGGGCGAAGACGTGTGCCGGCTGGTGGCCGATGCGTGTGCGCGCCAGTCAGCCAGCCTGTCCGCCGCCTACGTGGCAAAGCTGCTGCAGGCCTGCGGCCAGCGCAGCGCTGACGCGCAGACCGGCAAGCCGGGCCGGCCCGCGCCGGCAGCGCTGGTGGAGCCGCTGACGCCCAAGGAACTGAAGGTGCTGCAGCTTCTTGCCGAAGGTTTCTCCAACGTGGCGATGGCGGAACGGCTGTTCGTTTCAGAGACCACGGTGCGTACGCACTTGCGCAATATCAGCGCCAAGCTGCACGCCAGCAACCGCACGCAGGCGGTGGCCATCGCGCGGCAGCTGGGCTTGCTCTGA
- a CDS encoding P-nitrobenzoate reductase NfnB, whose protein sequence is MKVSQAVASRKSVRGFLPKPVPPGTIRRVLDAAARAPSGGNLQPWHIHVIGGEALEGLRGIMRERIAQAPAGEEREYDVYPRELVSPYRDRRFQVGEALYHYLGIPREDKPRRLAQFANNFTFFGAPLALFCTVDRRMGPPQWSDLGMYLQSVMLLLREEGLDSCAQECWAMYPQTIGEFLSLPAERMLFTGMAIGYEDPEAPANQLRAARAPLEEFAEFIGI, encoded by the coding sequence ATGAAAGTCAGCCAAGCCGTCGCCAGCCGCAAGTCCGTCCGCGGCTTCCTGCCCAAACCCGTGCCGCCGGGTACCATCCGGCGCGTGCTCGACGCCGCCGCGCGCGCGCCCTCGGGCGGCAACCTGCAACCCTGGCATATCCACGTCATCGGCGGTGAGGCGCTGGAGGGGCTGCGGGGCATCATGCGCGAGCGCATCGCACAGGCACCCGCTGGCGAAGAACGCGAGTACGACGTCTACCCGCGCGAACTGGTCTCGCCCTACCGCGACCGCCGCTTCCAGGTGGGCGAGGCGCTGTACCACTACCTCGGCATCCCGCGCGAGGACAAGCCGCGGCGGCTGGCGCAGTTCGCCAATAACTTCACCTTCTTCGGCGCGCCGCTGGCACTGTTCTGCACCGTGGACCGCCGCATGGGCCCGCCGCAATGGTCGGACCTGGGCATGTACCTGCAGTCAGTGATGCTGCTGCTGCGCGAGGAAGGACTGGACAGTTGCGCGCAGGAATGCTGGGCGATGTACCCGCAGACCATCGGCGAGTTCCTGTCGCTGCCGGCCGAGCGGATGCTGTTCACCGGCATGGCGATCGGCTACGAGGATCCCGAAGCTCCCGCCAACCAGTTGCGTGCCGCACGTGCGCCGCTGGAAGAGTTCGCCGAGTTCATCGGCATCTGA
- a CDS encoding 4-hydroxybenzoyl-CoA reductase subunit gamma, translating to MEIEKTLITAAPPARVWELLLDPNVMGACVPGMESIEVLSDVEYIAHMVVKIAFINARFRLHTKIVETRAPHYLRTEGTGEDASVASSLRQSSEIFLTGQDDGSTQLRIKVQVDVLGRLGTFGLSVMKTKADRMWDEFGANLLARLSPDNATVAAPQPAPRRPEAAAGQGPVAVNGHAVLPAPSVPAAAAMGGLFARWFGRGEAARGPHSDICVELRRRDETVVVRWPAAHGEQCAAWLRDYLRQEA from the coding sequence GTGGAAATTGAAAAGACCCTCATCACCGCGGCGCCGCCGGCGCGCGTGTGGGAGCTGCTGCTCGACCCCAACGTGATGGGCGCCTGCGTGCCCGGCATGGAATCCATCGAAGTGCTCAGCGATGTCGAGTACATCGCGCACATGGTGGTCAAGATCGCCTTTATCAACGCGCGTTTCCGGCTGCATACGAAGATCGTCGAGACGCGGGCGCCGCATTACCTGCGCACCGAGGGCACCGGCGAGGATGCCTCGGTGGCCAGCTCGCTGCGCCAGTCGAGCGAGATCTTCCTGACCGGGCAGGATGATGGCTCGACGCAGCTGCGGATCAAGGTGCAGGTCGATGTGCTGGGCCGGCTGGGCACCTTCGGCCTGAGCGTGATGAAGACCAAGGCCGACCGCATGTGGGACGAGTTCGGCGCCAACCTGCTGGCGCGGCTGTCGCCTGACAACGCAACGGTTGCCGCGCCACAACCTGCGCCCCGGCGGCCGGAAGCCGCTGCGGGACAGGGACCGGTCGCGGTCAACGGCCATGCGGTGCTGCCGGCGCCATCCGTGCCGGCGGCCGCGGCCATGGGCGGGCTGTTCGCCCGCTGGTTCGGCCGCGGCGAGGCCGCGCGCGGCCCCCACAGCGACATCTGCGTCGAACTGCGCCGACGTGACGAAACCGTCGTGGTGCGCTGGCCGGCGGCGCATGGCGAGCAGTGCGCGGCCTGGCTGCGCGATTACCTGCGCCAGGAGGCATAG
- a CDS encoding long-chain fatty acid--CoA ligase (K01897: ACSL, fadD; long-chain acyl-CoA synthetase [EC:6.2.1.3]), with protein sequence MHPHIHAQRTPDKPAVIMGSSGAVVTYRELDARSNQVAQLFRARGLRPGDRVAFMVENHPRLFELCWGAQRSGIVFICLSTRLNVADAAYIVNDSGAKMLVTTQAQAETAAALAGQTPNLIGRLMLDGTVPGYEAYETVLRRCPATRIEDEATGGDMLYSSGTTGRPKGVFAAPASPRIDDPTPLTALCQRLYGFDADTRYLSPAPLYHAAPLRYNMTVQALGGTSVVMEHFDAEQFLQLVQQHRITHTQLVPTMFSRMLKLSEAQRLAYDVSSLRVAIHAAAPCPVQVKEAMIDWWGPVIWEYYAGTEGNGVTVVSTQEWQQRKGTAGRAMIGKLCICGPDGELMPPGEPGTIYFAEGRAFAYHNDDAKTAESRHPQHPDWSTIGDIGYVDEEGYLYLTDRKANMIISGGVNIYPQEAENLLMTHPKVMDVAVIGVPNEDFGEEVKAVVQPIDMAQAGPELAAELIAFCRASLSSIKCPRSVDFAAELPRLPTGKLLKRLLRDRYWAGHANKLV encoded by the coding sequence ATGCATCCGCACATCCACGCGCAGCGCACGCCAGACAAGCCGGCCGTCATCATGGGCAGCAGCGGCGCAGTCGTCACCTACCGCGAGCTCGACGCGCGCTCCAACCAGGTCGCCCAGCTGTTCCGCGCGCGTGGGCTGCGGCCGGGCGACCGCGTCGCCTTCATGGTGGAGAACCATCCGCGGCTGTTCGAGCTGTGCTGGGGTGCGCAACGCAGCGGCATCGTCTTCATCTGCCTGAGCACGCGGCTGAACGTGGCCGATGCCGCCTACATCGTCAACGACAGTGGCGCGAAGATGCTGGTGACCACGCAGGCGCAGGCCGAAACCGCCGCGGCGCTGGCCGGGCAGACGCCTAACCTGATCGGCAGGCTGATGCTGGACGGCACCGTGCCAGGCTACGAGGCCTATGAAACGGTGTTGCGCCGCTGCCCGGCCACGCGCATCGAAGACGAGGCCACCGGCGGCGACATGCTCTATTCCTCCGGCACCACCGGCCGGCCCAAGGGCGTGTTCGCGGCGCCGGCAAGCCCGCGCATCGACGATCCCACGCCGCTGACGGCGCTGTGCCAGCGGCTCTACGGCTTCGATGCCGACACGCGCTACCTGTCGCCCGCGCCGCTGTATCACGCCGCGCCGCTGCGCTACAACATGACCGTGCAGGCGCTGGGCGGCACCTCGGTGGTGATGGAGCATTTCGACGCGGAGCAGTTCCTGCAGCTGGTGCAGCAGCACCGCATCACGCATACGCAGCTGGTGCCGACGATGTTCTCGCGCATGCTCAAGCTGTCCGAGGCGCAGCGGCTCGCGTACGACGTATCGTCGCTGCGCGTGGCGATCCACGCGGCCGCGCCGTGCCCGGTGCAGGTCAAGGAAGCGATGATCGACTGGTGGGGCCCGGTGATCTGGGAGTACTACGCCGGCACCGAAGGCAACGGCGTGACCGTGGTCAGCACCCAGGAGTGGCAGCAGCGCAAGGGCACGGCGGGGCGGGCGATGATCGGCAAGCTGTGTATCTGCGGCCCGGACGGCGAGCTGATGCCGCCGGGCGAGCCAGGCACGATCTACTTTGCCGAGGGCCGCGCCTTCGCCTACCACAACGACGACGCCAAGACCGCGGAGTCGCGCCACCCGCAGCATCCGGACTGGAGCACCATCGGCGATATCGGCTACGTGGACGAGGAGGGCTACCTGTATCTGACCGACCGCAAGGCCAACATGATCATCTCCGGCGGCGTCAACATCTATCCGCAGGAGGCCGAGAACCTGCTGATGACGCACCCCAAGGTGATGGACGTGGCCGTGATCGGCGTGCCCAACGAAGACTTCGGCGAAGAGGTCAAGGCCGTGGTGCAGCCCATCGACATGGCGCAGGCCGGGCCGGAACTGGCCGCCGAGCTGATCGCCTTCTGCCGCGCTAGTTTGTCCTCGATCAAGTGCCCACGCTCGGTGGACTTCGCCGCCGAGCTGCCGCGCCTGCCGACCGGCAAGCTGCTCAAGCGGCTGCTGCGCGACCGCTACTGGGCCGGGCACGCCAACAAGCTGGTGTGA
- a CDS encoding acyl-CoA dehydrogenase (K00249: ACADM, acd; acyl-CoA dehydrogenase [EC:1.3.8.7]) → MHLDFSPQDQQFREDVRAWIAQAHDADLRAMMAQSKNGYLDKAGQVRWQKALHARGWAAPNWPEEYGGPGWNATQRFIFQSELAAAGCPPVSPMGLKMVAPVIMKYGTPEQKARFLPPILASDVWWCQGYSEPNSGSDLASLQMRAERVTDGDGEYYVLNGAKIWTTHAQWADWMFCLVRTSRESKRQEGISFLLLDMHTPGITVSPLPTLDGPMAGQQEVNQVFFENVRVPVTNRIGEEGKGWTCAKYLLEFERGGTYSPMLRKQLAKIADIAADQPADDGGRLLDDPAFRRKLAALHVRAAALEAVELRVFSGLESGSSVGAASSMLKLTGTETLQAASELAVEAAGPAALPFVRDTWAELQGREAAPRVGPDYAAVLAPRYFNYRKASIYGGSNEIQRNIIAKLVLGL, encoded by the coding sequence ATGCATCTCGATTTCTCCCCGCAAGACCAGCAGTTCCGTGAAGACGTACGCGCCTGGATCGCCCAGGCCCATGACGCCGACCTGCGCGCCATGATGGCGCAGTCCAAGAACGGCTACCTCGACAAGGCCGGCCAGGTGCGCTGGCAAAAGGCGCTGCATGCGCGCGGCTGGGCCGCGCCCAACTGGCCCGAGGAATACGGCGGCCCGGGCTGGAACGCGACCCAGCGCTTTATCTTCCAGTCCGAGCTGGCCGCCGCCGGCTGCCCGCCGGTATCGCCGATGGGCCTGAAGATGGTGGCGCCGGTGATCATGAAGTACGGCACGCCCGAGCAGAAGGCGCGCTTCCTGCCGCCGATCCTGGCTTCCGACGTCTGGTGGTGCCAGGGGTATTCCGAGCCCAACTCAGGCTCGGACCTGGCCTCGCTGCAGATGCGCGCGGAGCGCGTCACCGATGGCGACGGCGAGTACTACGTCCTGAACGGCGCCAAGATCTGGACCACGCACGCGCAGTGGGCCGACTGGATGTTCTGCCTGGTGCGCACCAGCCGCGAATCGAAGCGCCAGGAAGGCATCTCCTTCCTGCTGCTCGACATGCATACGCCCGGCATCACGGTGTCGCCGCTGCCGACGCTGGACGGCCCCATGGCCGGCCAGCAGGAAGTGAACCAGGTCTTCTTCGAGAACGTGCGCGTGCCGGTGACAAACCGCATCGGCGAAGAAGGCAAGGGCTGGACCTGTGCCAAGTACCTGCTGGAGTTCGAGCGCGGCGGCACCTACAGCCCGATGCTGCGCAAGCAGCTGGCCAAGATTGCCGACATTGCCGCCGACCAGCCCGCCGACGACGGTGGCCGGTTGCTGGACGACCCCGCCTTCCGCCGCAAGCTGGCGGCGCTGCACGTGCGCGCCGCGGCGCTCGAAGCGGTGGAGTTGCGCGTGTTCTCGGGCTTGGAATCGGGCAGTTCGGTCGGCGCGGCTTCGAGCATGCTGAAGCTCACGGGCACGGAGACGCTGCAGGCGGCCAGTGAACTGGCGGTGGAAGCCGCCGGCCCGGCGGCGCTACCGTTCGTGCGGGACACCTGGGCCGAGCTGCAAGGCCGCGAGGCCGCGCCGCGCGTCGGGCCGGACTATGCCGCGGTGCTGGCGCCGCGCTATTTCAACTATCGCAAGGCGTCGATCTACGGCGGGTCCAACGAGATCCAGCGCAACATCATCGCCAAGCTCGTGCTCGGGCTCTGA
- a CDS encoding IclR family transcriptional regulator has translation MTTDSPQDEAQESGQGSGQDSGQDKYIVPGLERGLRLLGEFSSRERTLSAAELARRLKVPRSTVFRLLATLEMMGFVERTDGGREFRLGMAVLRLGFDYLASLELTELGRPLLDRLRDEIHYPCNLVVRDGRSIVYVAKSVAARPFASTVNVGTRLPAHATVLGRVLLEDLSLEELRALYPEERLEVYSESTPRTVEELYEMVQRDRQRGYVLHEGFFEASISTIAAPVRDRSGKVVAALGATIPAARIDPDQLDIVVEKVRQSAAELSRLLDYRPQVPKPFV, from the coding sequence ATGACTACCGATTCGCCGCAGGATGAGGCCCAGGAGAGCGGCCAGGGTAGCGGCCAGGATAGCGGCCAGGACAAATACATCGTGCCGGGGCTGGAGCGCGGCCTGCGGCTGCTGGGCGAGTTCAGCAGCCGCGAGCGCACCTTGTCGGCCGCCGAGCTGGCGCGCCGGCTCAAGGTGCCGCGTTCTACCGTGTTCCGGCTGCTGGCCACGCTGGAAATGATGGGCTTCGTCGAGCGCACCGATGGCGGGCGCGAGTTCCGCCTCGGCATGGCGGTGCTGCGCCTTGGCTTCGACTACCTGGCGTCGCTGGAACTGACCGAGTTGGGCCGGCCGCTGCTGGACCGGCTGCGCGACGAGATCCACTACCCGTGCAACCTGGTGGTGCGCGACGGTCGCTCGATCGTCTACGTGGCCAAGTCGGTGGCGGCGCGGCCGTTTGCCAGCACGGTCAATGTCGGCACGCGGCTGCCGGCGCACGCCACCGTGCTGGGGCGCGTGCTGCTGGAGGACCTGTCGCTGGAAGAGCTGCGCGCGCTGTATCCGGAGGAGCGGCTGGAGGTCTACTCCGAAAGCACCCCGCGCACCGTCGAGGAGCTGTACGAGATGGTCCAGCGCGACCGCCAGCGCGGCTATGTGCTGCACGAAGGATTCTTCGAGGCCAGCATCTCGACCATCGCGGCGCCGGTGCGGGACCGCAGCGGGAAGGTCGTGGCGGCGCTGGGCGCGACCATCCCGGCCGCGCGCATCGACCCGGACCAGCTCGACATCGTGGTGGAAAAGGTCAGGCAGTCGGCCGCCGAGCTGTCGCGCCTGCTCGATTACCGGCCGCAGGTGCCCAAGCCGTTCGTCTGA
- a CDS encoding acyl-CoA dehydrogenase, whose amino-acid sequence MDFQFSEEQSMLRDTIARYLADHYDFEARRAATQSAAGWRPDCWRAFARELGILGAAFPETLGGLGGGAAEHMIVMEQFGRHLVLEPYLGTVVLGGGALVHGNPELAAQWVPAIIGGEATAAWAHAEPASRYCRHDVQATATRQGDGYKLSGRKHAVVGAPFASHLVVSARTAGTRRDRDGISLFWIARDTPGVGLREYPTFDGQRAAEVLLDGVQVPASQRIGAEGEAFALIERLCDEAMVALAAEANGAMARMLADTIDYARQRKQFGVPIGTFQVLQHRMADMYMQLEQSVGLTQVAAMQAASATSAPEVRAQAACAAKIQAGQAGAFVGQAAVQIHGGMGVTEELAVGHYFKRVTAIDLQMGSAEHHLRRYADLLYPAAA is encoded by the coding sequence GTGGATTTCCAGTTCAGCGAAGAACAGTCGATGCTGCGCGACACGATCGCGCGTTACCTGGCCGATCACTATGATTTCGAAGCGCGTCGCGCTGCCACGCAATCCGCCGCGGGCTGGCGCCCGGATTGCTGGCGCGCGTTCGCACGCGAACTCGGCATCCTCGGCGCGGCCTTCCCCGAGACGCTGGGCGGCCTGGGCGGCGGCGCGGCCGAGCACATGATCGTGATGGAGCAGTTCGGCCGCCACCTGGTGCTGGAGCCTTACCTGGGCACGGTGGTGCTGGGCGGCGGCGCGCTGGTGCACGGCAACCCCGAACTGGCGGCGCAGTGGGTGCCGGCCATCATCGGCGGCGAAGCGACCGCGGCCTGGGCCCACGCTGAACCCGCCAGCCGTTACTGCCGCCACGACGTGCAGGCGACTGCCACGCGCCAGGGCGACGGCTACAAGCTAAGCGGACGAAAGCATGCGGTGGTCGGCGCGCCGTTCGCCTCGCACCTGGTGGTCAGCGCCCGCACCGCCGGCACGCGCCGTGACCGCGACGGCATCAGCCTGTTCTGGATCGCGCGCGATACGCCGGGCGTGGGTCTGCGCGAGTACCCAACCTTCGACGGCCAGCGCGCCGCCGAGGTCTTGCTCGACGGCGTGCAGGTTCCAGCCAGCCAGCGCATCGGCGCCGAAGGTGAAGCGTTCGCATTGATCGAGCGCTTGTGCGACGAAGCCATGGTCGCGCTCGCCGCCGAAGCCAACGGCGCGATGGCGCGCATGCTGGCCGACACCATCGACTACGCGCGCCAGCGCAAGCAGTTCGGCGTCCCGATCGGTACCTTCCAGGTGCTGCAGCACCGCATGGCCGACATGTATATGCAGCTCGAGCAGTCAGTGGGGCTGACCCAGGTGGCGGCGATGCAGGCGGCGAGTGCGACGAGTGCGCCGGAGGTCCGTGCGCAGGCTGCGTGCGCGGCCAAGATCCAGGCAGGCCAGGCGGGTGCCTTCGTCGGCCAGGCCGCGGTGCAGATCCACGGCGGCATGGGCGTCACCGAAGAACTGGCGGTAGGCCACTACTTCAAGCGCGTCACGGCGATCGACCTGCAGATGGGTTCGGCCGAACACCACCTGCGCCGCTACGCCGACCTGCTCTATCCTGCCGCGGCATAA
- a CDS encoding carbon monoxide dehydrogenase (K03518: E1.2.99.2S, coxS; carbon-monoxide dehydrogenase small subunit [EC:1.2.99.2]): MNKVSIELTVNGEEHQVEVLARRLLSDLLRDDLNLTGTKRGCETGICGACSVLVDGEVVKSCLMLAVQVRGRHVMTVEGLAADGQLHPLQQCFMDNGGLQCGYCTPGFLMASCALLANNPNPTAEEVRHGLNGNLCRCTGYVGIVESILSAAEKMRGN; the protein is encoded by the coding sequence ATGAACAAAGTCAGCATCGAACTCACCGTCAACGGTGAAGAACACCAGGTGGAAGTGCTGGCCCGGCGCCTGCTTTCCGACCTGTTGCGCGACGACCTGAACCTGACCGGCACCAAGCGCGGCTGCGAGACCGGCATTTGCGGCGCCTGCTCCGTGCTGGTCGACGGCGAGGTGGTCAAGTCCTGCCTGATGCTCGCCGTGCAAGTGCGCGGGCGCCATGTGATGACCGTGGAAGGACTGGCCGCCGACGGGCAGCTCCATCCGCTGCAGCAGTGCTTCATGGACAACGGCGGGCTGCAGTGCGGCTACTGCACGCCGGGCTTCCTGATGGCCTCGTGCGCGCTGCTCGCCAATAACCCCAACCCTACGGCAGAAGAGGTCCGCCACGGCCTGAACGGCAACCTGTGCCGCTGCACCGGCTACGTCGGCATCGTCGAATCCATCCTGTCCGCCGCGGAGAAAATGCGTGGAAATTGA